The Desulfovibrio sp. genomic sequence TCCTTCACTGCTGCGGTGATGCGCTCGATACGCATGGCGGCGGCTATGATGCCGTCCAGATACTCCAGGTATTGCTGCTTGAGGCTGGGCTTTTTCATGAGAAGCCCGGCCAGTCCGCCGATGATGGTGGTTGGGTTGCGGAGCTGGTGTGCCACAGCGGAGGAGATTTTCTGCAAACTCTCGATGCGCAGCGCCACCTGGGCGACCACTTCGCGGCCGGCTCGCTGGGCTTCTAGAAGCGCTTGCTGGGCCAGTGCGGCCTTTTCCTCCGCTTCCTCCCGGCGAGCCTGGATCTCCTTGATGTTCTGGCGAAGGACATCGGACATGCTGATGAGCGCGGCCTGAAGGCGGCTGGCCTCGTCACTCCCGGTAGCGCTCAGACGGATGTCGAAATCCCCCGCGGCGATGCGTTCAGCAGCATTGGTGGCTTCAAGAAGTGGCCGGGCCACACTGTGCGCGATGGCGAGGCAGAGAGCGCACAGGAGCACCACCATAATAATGAAGAGCACGGCCGACACGGTTGCGGCCTTGCTGAAGAGCCCCCCAATCTCGGACGCAATCTTCGCTTCTTCCCGGGCAACGTTGTCGATGTACACGCCCGTTCCCACCCAGAGGTCCGTTCCGGGGATCATCTCGGAATACGAAAGCTTGCGCTCTTCCGGGCCTGATGGTTTCGGGAATACGTAGTGAACGTATCCGCCGCCGGCTCCTGCCTGACGTGCCAGCTCCCGTACGTAGTATACGCCGTTGGCGTCCACGAAGTCACTGAGATCCTTGCCTTCGAGCTCGGAGCGCGGAGGCAGGGCCACGTTGGTGGTTCCCTGGTAGACGAAAAAATAGCCCGACGAGTCGTCCTCGAAGCGGACCGGGTTGAGGATCTCCCTTACCAGCGCCTTTTTCTCGTAGTCGCTCCGGGCGAATTTCAGGGCTTCCCCGAGGGTCAGAGCCATGGAATGCGCGGCGGCCTTGAGTTTGCTTTTTTCCCCTTGGAGCATGGTGTCCTGGGTGTGGTGCACCACGACCTTCTCCAACCTGACGGAGATGAAAGTGGCGCAGACAAGCGCCGCCACGGCAAAGAAAATCACGAGACCCACCAGTCCGAAGAGCCGGGCGGCGATGGATACTCGCCTGAGCATGCGGTTGCCTCCGTAGAGTGGAAACGGTTCAGGACATTCTATCAGATGCGGACGGAGAAATCACCGCCAGCCGCTCGTGTTTCTTTGAAAAGTAATGGATCAGCTGGAGAGGGCGGCGTTCAGGTCCGCGTTCGCATGAAGGTCCCCCCCTTGGCTGTCGTAGAGCACGACAAGCGGGAAGTCCTCCACCACAAGCATATGAACCGCTTCAGGACCGAGATCAAGGTAGGCGATGGGGGTGGCTTGCCTGATACGCAGTGAGAGCAAGGCTCCTGCGCCACCGGTGGCACCCAGGTAGATGGCCTTATGGTCTATGAGGGCCTGACGCACAGCTGGGGAGCGCCGCCCTTTGCCGATGGTGCCCAGGACCCCGAGGGAATGGAGCCGCTCAGCGAAAGGGTCCATCCGGCTGGCGGAACTGGGTCCTGCGGCCCCAATGGGGCGGTCGGGAGTCATGGGGCTTGGCCCCACGTAGTAGATGACGGCCCCTTGCAGATCAAAAGGCGGAGGCAGGCCTTTATCCAGATCATCCAGCAGCCGCATGTGGGCCTGTTCGCGAGCGGCGTACACCGTTCCGGTCAAGTAGACCACGTCTCCGGCGCGCAAGTTCCGCACATCTGTTCTGGCAAGGGGGGTGATGAGCCGGTGCGGCCGTATCACAGAGTGATTTCCCTGCGTCTGGCGCAATGACACTGGACGTAGACCGCCAAGGGGGTGGAGGCTGGGTGGCAGGGCGCGGTCAGGACCTTGACGCCCAGGCACGTTGTCCGGCCGCCAAGCCCAAGAGGGCCGGTGCCGAGCTTGTTGAGGGCTTCCATGAGCATTTCCTCCATGAGCGCCACATTCGGGACAGGGTGGACGTCGTCGAGTGAGCGGAGCAACGCCTTCTTGGCGTTTAGTGCGGCTAACTCGAAACTGCCGCCAACTCCGATTCCAACCAGCACCGGGGCGCAAACATCGTGGCAGGCCCTGGACACGCACCCGACCACGAAGTCACGGATGTGTTCCCAGCTCATATCCGGGGGCATCATGGCCACCTGCGAGGCATTGTCAGCACTGGCTCCCTCGGCGTTCATCACGATCCGTAAACCGTTACCCGCAACCACGTCGAAATGGATGACCGCAGGAGTGTTGTCGCCCCGGTTCACCCTGCTGAAAGGGTCACAGGTGGATTTGCGCAAAAATCCATCGCGGTATCCGCGGACCATCCCCTCATTTATGGCCTGACGGAGGGACATGCCCGTTACGCTCACATCCTCGCCCTTTTCCACGAAAAAAACAGCCAGGCCGCAATCCTGGCACAGAGGCAGTCCCAGATTGCCCGAGAGCTCGGCATTGTCGATGAGCTGGCGCAGCGCCTCCTTGCCCAAGGGGGTTTCCGTGGCCAGATGACGCAGGAAGGCCCGGTGAATGTCCGGTGGAAGGCAGCGGTTGGCCGCGATGCACATGGCCGCCACCTCCTCGACTATGGTCCGCGCTGGGATGGTCCTCATCAATGCTCCTTGAGGATTGGGCCGGAGACGGCCAGGAGAAGAACCCGGTTTCGGCCTGACCCTGACCCGGTTCGCTCAAACCGGGCCAGGGCGGCGCAAAGAGGATGGGCTTACGCCGTTTACACCCTGGCGAGATTCCAGGGGAAGCCGACCAAGAGGAACACTCCCAGATAGACCATGCCGAACACCAAGCCCAGAACCCAGAACTCCTTGCCCTTGATGTAGCCCGATCCATAATAGATGGGGGAGGGGCCGGTTCCATAAGGGGTGATGATGCCCATGATGCCAAGCGTAGAGCACAGCAGCATTGAAACCAGCGGGATGTTGAGCCCGGGAACGGCCATGGCCGCGGCGAGCATGACCGGCAGCATGGCCGCAACGTGTGCGGTGACACTGGCGAACATGTAGTGGCTGAGGAAGAACAGCACCACCAGGCCGAGCATTGTTGCGGTGGGGGAAAGACCCTGCATGGAGCCGGAAACCGACTTGGCGAACCAATCCAGGAAACCTGTTTTGGAAAGGCCTTCGGCCAGGGTGACAAGTGTGGCGAACCAGGCCAGCACGTTCCAGGCCTGTTTGTTGGCCAAGACGTCATCCCAGCTGACCACATTGCACAGGCACATGACGCAGATGGCGGCCAGGGCCACGGTGGTTCCGTTCACCTGCTTGTCCAGGAATATCCAGGAAAGCAGGGCGCCCACGGCGAGACAAGCCATGAGGATCTCCTTTAGGGAGATAGAACCAAGCTTTGCCAGCTCGGCTCCTGCCCAGATGGGAGCGTCGTCAGAGGATTTCTTGGTAGGCGGGTAGAGTACATAAGCCAGCAGAGGGGTTATCGCGAACAGAATAATACCAACTGGCAAAAAGCTCATGAACCAGTCGTTCCAGGACAGGGCCACCTTGGCGGTTTTTTCCACTAGGGACTGGGCCAGCAGGTTGGGCGCCAGAGCGGTGAGGAACATGGAGGACGTGACGCAGGTGGTGGCCAGGGCGGTCCACATGAGATAGGCGCCTAAACCGCGGGGGTTATTGTCCGGTGTGGAGCCGTAGAGCGGCGGGATGTTTTTGATGATCGGGTAGAGAGTGCCACCGCTACGCGCCGTATTGGAAGGCATGAACGGGGCCAGAATGAGGTCCGCCAGGGCCACGGCATAGCCCAAGCCCAAAGCGCGCTTGCCCATGACCTTGATCAGCGAGAGGGCGATGCGTTTGCCGAGTCCTGTCTTTTCATAGCCCAAAGCGAACATGAACGCGCCGAAGATGAGCCACACTGTGCTGTTGGAAAAACCGGCCAGGGCCCAGTTGATGGCGCTAGCAGCAGTGCCTTCTTTGCCGGGGGCGGCTGGAACAAGTTTGAATACTGCCGCTATGACCACGCCCACCATGCCCGCCAGGGCCGGGGGAATTGGTTCGAGAACCAAGGCGGCGACAACTCCCACGAACACGGCGAAATACGCCCATGCGCCTGAAGACAATCCTGCCGGCGCCGGGATGGCCCACACCACCAACCCGACTATCACCGGTATCAGAGCCTTGATGGTAAGCTTCATTTCTCCTCCTCGTTGCATGTTGACCCGGACCACGCCGCCCCCTTCCTCCCCTGACAGGGGAAGGGGATGCC encodes the following:
- a CDS encoding cache domain-containing protein, with amino-acid sequence MLRRVSIAARLFGLVGLVIFFAVAALVCATFISVRLEKVVVHHTQDTMLQGEKSKLKAAAHSMALTLGEALKFARSDYEKKALVREILNPVRFEDDSSGYFFVYQGTTNVALPPRSELEGKDLSDFVDANGVYYVRELARQAGAGGGYVHYVFPKPSGPEERKLSYSEMIPGTDLWVGTGVYIDNVAREEAKIASEIGGLFSKAATVSAVLFIIMVVLLCALCLAIAHSVARPLLEATNAAERIAAGDFDIRLSATGSDEASRLQAALISMSDVLRQNIKEIQARREEAEEKAALAQQALLEAQRAGREVVAQVALRIESLQKISSAVAHQLRNPTTIIGGLAGLLMKKPSLKQQYLEYLDGIIAAAMRIERITAAVKEYSAIHLAHLAETSAGEILSEAHMAGEEAARSLGRKVTWEVEGGDLPVFADKSLLAMALREVVVNAVEALPDTGGTVRLEAKKSDTGCEIAVTDDGHGIPEAELQYVLDPFFTTKAVGVGMGLTKAHRAVQEHGGTMEVQSVPAQGTTVTLILPAM
- a CDS encoding fumarate hydratase C-terminal domain-containing protein, producing the protein MRPHRLITPLARTDVRNLRAGDVVYLTGTVYAAREQAHMRLLDDLDKGLPPPFDLQGAVIYYVGPSPMTPDRPIGAAGPSSASRMDPFAERLHSLGVLGTIGKGRRSPAVRQALIDHKAIYLGATGGAGALLSLRIRQATPIAYLDLGPEAVHMLVVEDFPLVVLYDSQGGDLHANADLNAALSS
- a CDS encoding fumarate hydratase, producing MRTIPARTIVEEVAAMCIAANRCLPPDIHRAFLRHLATETPLGKEALRQLIDNAELSGNLGLPLCQDCGLAVFFVEKGEDVSVTGMSLRQAINEGMVRGYRDGFLRKSTCDPFSRVNRGDNTPAVIHFDVVAGNGLRIVMNAEGASADNASQVAMMPPDMSWEHIRDFVVGCVSRACHDVCAPVLVGIGVGGSFELAALNAKKALLRSLDDVHPVPNVALMEEMLMEALNKLGTGPLGLGGRTTCLGVKVLTAPCHPASTPLAVYVQCHCARRREITL
- a CDS encoding anion permease, coding for MKLTIKALIPVIVGLVVWAIPAPAGLSSGAWAYFAVFVGVVAALVLEPIPPALAGMVGVVIAAVFKLVPAAPGKEGTAASAINWALAGFSNSTVWLIFGAFMFALGYEKTGLGKRIALSLIKVMGKRALGLGYAVALADLILAPFMPSNTARSGGTLYPIIKNIPPLYGSTPDNNPRGLGAYLMWTALATTCVTSSMFLTALAPNLLAQSLVEKTAKVALSWNDWFMSFLPVGIILFAITPLLAYVLYPPTKKSSDDAPIWAGAELAKLGSISLKEILMACLAVGALLSWIFLDKQVNGTTVALAAICVMCLCNVVSWDDVLANKQAWNVLAWFATLVTLAEGLSKTGFLDWFAKSVSGSMQGLSPTATMLGLVVLFFLSHYMFASVTAHVAAMLPVMLAAAMAVPGLNIPLVSMLLCSTLGIMGIITPYGTGPSPIYYGSGYIKGKEFWVLGLVFGMVYLGVFLLVGFPWNLARV